A region from the Candidatus Limnocylindrales bacterium genome encodes:
- a CDS encoding ABC transporter permease, with amino-acid sequence MWRDTLLLALRQIRRNALRSFLTVLGIVIGVAAVITMVTVGGGATAKISADISSLGSNILYVSPGQGRGPGRGSSTSRPFTERDVEVLAEQVGSLRAVAPTSSSAAVVVYGNANRNTTIVGTNNDYFVARAWPLVSGRVFNDAELRSGKAVCVIGQTVREELFGGVDPVGELIRAGKVTCQVIGLLVAKGQSGMGTDQDDTVIMPLHTLQRRLTGNQDVSSMLVSVDESTSTEKAARDIRLLMRERRHLSTGEEDDFTVFDMKEITATLTGTTRVLTTLLGAVAAVSLLVGGIGIMNIMLVSVTERTREIGTRLAVGALEGEVLLQFLVEAVVLSLIGGLIGITLAILAAIAITRGMEIPFILDLGIVAIAFVFSGAIGVIFGFFPARRAARLDPIEALRHE; translated from the coding sequence ATGTGGCGGGACACTCTGCTGCTGGCGCTGCGGCAGATCCGCCGCAATGCGCTGCGCTCGTTCCTGACCGTGCTCGGGATCGTGATCGGCGTGGCCGCGGTCATCACGATGGTGACGGTGGGCGGCGGCGCCACGGCCAAGATCAGCGCCGACATCTCCAGCCTGGGCAGCAACATCCTCTACGTGTCGCCGGGTCAGGGACGCGGCCCCGGGCGCGGATCCTCCACGTCCAGGCCCTTCACCGAGCGCGACGTGGAGGTGCTGGCCGAGCAGGTCGGCTCGCTGCGGGCGGTCGCGCCGACGTCCTCGAGCGCCGCGGTGGTGGTGTATGGCAATGCCAATCGCAACACGACGATCGTCGGCACCAACAACGACTACTTCGTGGCGCGTGCCTGGCCGCTGGTGTCGGGGCGCGTGTTCAACGACGCGGAGTTGCGCTCGGGTAAGGCGGTCTGCGTCATCGGGCAGACGGTGCGGGAGGAGTTGTTCGGCGGCGTCGATCCGGTCGGCGAGCTGATCCGCGCCGGCAAGGTGACGTGCCAGGTCATCGGCCTGCTCGTGGCCAAGGGCCAGTCCGGAATGGGGACCGACCAGGACGACACCGTCATCATGCCGCTGCACACGCTCCAGCGCCGCCTGACCGGCAATCAGGACGTATCGTCGATGCTGGTATCGGTGGACGAGAGCACGTCGACGGAGAAGGCCGCGCGCGACATTCGCCTGCTCATGCGCGAGCGGCGCCATCTGTCCACGGGGGAAGAGGACGACTTCACCGTCTTCGACATGAAGGAGATCACCGCCACGCTCACCGGCACGACGCGCGTGCTGACGACGCTGCTCGGAGCGGTGGCCGCCGTCAGCCTGCTGGTGGGCGGCATCGGCATCATGAACATCATGCTGGTGTCGGTCACCGAGCGGACGCGCGAGATCGGAACTCGCCTGGCCGTGGGCGCGCTCGAAGGGGAGGTGCTGCTGCAGTTCCTCGTCGAGGCGGTCGTGCTGTCGCTGATCGGCGGCCTGATCGGCATCACCCTGGCGATCCTGGCGGCCATCGCCATCACCCGCGGGATGGAGATCCCGTTCATCCTCGACCTCGGCATCGTCGCGATCGCGTTCGTCTTTTCGGGCGCCATCGGCGTGATCTTCGGGTTCTTCCCGGCGCGGCGCGCGGCGCGCCTCGATCCCATCGAGGCGCTGCGACATGAGTAG
- a CDS encoding efflux transporter outer membrane subunit, translating into MSRGRLPLPTLGILCAVLAGGCITVGPDYRPPPVPSLREWNAPLQGGLEAGAQELAQWWRLLGDPVLDDLIARALAGNTDVSRAMAAVREARARRTGAIASLFPTADLSTAYQRQKRASSSASGSGGSGGSGGSFDLFSAGFDAGWEIDLFGGVRRDIEQRQGTLEAARADLRSALVSVTAEVARNYVELRSLQERIAIAIDNAESQAQTLQMTRWRFEAGLVGDLDVQQATYQLSETRARIPTLESEMAQARHRLAVLLALPAGSLDAGLSTEQPLPAAPARIAVGVPADLLRRRPDVAAAERRLAAATAAIGVATADLYPKLTLNGSLELSATSVSGLDDEAARGYGIGPSVRWNLFDAGRIRAEIAARSARADQALSDYEAAVLAAYEEGENALVAFAREQVRRDRLAHAVGAAREAERLARTQYENGVIDFQSVLEAQRARLGLEESLAVSRATVTTNLVALYKALGGGWQSDAPGSVIAATAGEEDPALSTRTE; encoded by the coding sequence ATGAGTAGAGGGCGCCTGCCGCTGCCGACGCTCGGCATTCTCTGCGCCGTGCTGGCCGGCGGCTGCATCACCGTCGGTCCCGACTACCGCCCGCCGCCGGTGCCGTCGCTGCGCGAGTGGAACGCGCCGCTGCAGGGCGGCCTGGAGGCAGGGGCACAGGAGCTTGCGCAGTGGTGGCGCCTGCTCGGCGACCCGGTCCTCGACGATCTCATAGCGCGTGCGCTGGCAGGCAATACCGACGTTTCGCGCGCGATGGCCGCCGTGCGCGAAGCGCGTGCGCGCCGTACGGGCGCCATCGCTTCGCTGTTTCCCACGGCCGACCTCAGCACCGCCTATCAGCGGCAGAAGCGTGCGAGCAGCTCCGCGAGCGGGAGCGGCGGAAGCGGCGGCTCCGGCGGCAGCTTCGATCTGTTCTCGGCCGGCTTCGATGCGGGCTGGGAGATCGACCTGTTCGGCGGCGTGCGCCGCGACATCGAGCAGAGGCAGGGCACGCTGGAAGCCGCGCGTGCCGACCTGCGGAGCGCGCTCGTCAGCGTCACGGCCGAGGTGGCGCGCAACTACGTCGAGCTGCGCTCGCTGCAGGAGCGCATCGCCATCGCCATCGACAACGCCGAGAGCCAGGCGCAGACGCTGCAGATGACGCGGTGGCGTTTCGAGGCGGGCCTGGTGGGCGATCTCGACGTGCAGCAGGCGACGTACCAGCTCTCCGAAACGCGAGCGCGCATTCCGACGCTGGAGAGCGAGATGGCCCAGGCGCGCCATCGTCTGGCCGTGCTGCTGGCGCTGCCGGCGGGCTCGCTCGATGCGGGGCTGAGCACGGAGCAGCCGCTTCCGGCTGCTCCCGCGCGCATCGCCGTCGGTGTTCCGGCCGATCTGCTGCGCCGCCGACCCGATGTGGCGGCCGCCGAACGCCGCCTCGCGGCCGCGACCGCCGCCATCGGCGTGGCCACGGCCGATCTGTATCCGAAGCTGACGCTGAACGGATCGCTCGAGCTGTCGGCAACGAGCGTAAGCGGCCTCGACGACGAGGCCGCTCGCGGCTACGGCATCGGCCCGAGCGTTCGCTGGAACCTCTTCGATGCCGGCCGCATCCGCGCGGAGATCGCGGCGCGCTCCGCACGAGCCGACCAGGCGCTGTCCGACTACGAGGCGGCGGTGCTGGCAGCGTACGAGGAAGGAGAGAACGCCCTGGTGGCGTTCGCGCGCGAGCAGGTGCGTCGCGATCGCCTCGCACACGCCGTGGGCGCGGCGCGCGAGGCGGAGCGGCTGGCGCGCACGCAGTACGAGAATGGCGTGATCGATTTCCAGTCGGTGCTCGAAGCGCAGCGTGCGCGCCTCGGCCTGGAGGAATCGTTGGCGGTAAGCCGCGCAACCGTGACAACCAATCTGGTCGCGCTCTACAAGGCGCTCGGCGGCGGCTGGCAGAGCGATGCACCAGGCAGCGTCATCGCCGCAACCGCCGGCGAGGAAGACCCGGCGCTCAGTACACGAACGGAATGA